In Leptodactylus fuscus isolate aLepFus1 chromosome 2, aLepFus1.hap2, whole genome shotgun sequence, one genomic interval encodes:
- the NPFF gene encoding pro-FMRFamide-related neuropeptide FF, protein MEVLTLLLLAVLTCARSAQPHQGGDESPETFMDVPPSFLDSQLDESFSSQPLSDDKIGLNSLLRTIMHSRNTRSSFHFQPQRFGRDERSSLLGDGRIHSRGWDSAPQFWSMAVPQRFGRKK, encoded by the exons ATGGAGGTGCTAACACTTCTGCTCCTCGCTGTACTTACCTGTGCCAGGAGTGCTCAGCCTCACCAAGGGGGGGACGAGTCACCTGAAACCTTCATGGACGTGCCCCCAAGTTTCCTCGACTCACAG CTGGATGAAAGTTTCTCTTCACAACCCTTATCAGATGACAAGATCGGCTTGAATTCTTTGCTTCGAACCATCATGCACAGCCGAAACACCCGCAGCTCTTTCCATTTCCAACCACAAAG GTTCGGAAGAGATGAGCGCAGTTCCTTGCTAGGAGACGGTAGGATCCATTCTCGAGGATGGGACTCGGCCCCACAATTTTGGAGTATGGCCGTACCTCAACGCTTTggcaggaaaaaataa